A region from the Osmerus eperlanus chromosome 11, fOsmEpe2.1, whole genome shotgun sequence genome encodes:
- the nars2 gene encoding probable asparagine--tRNA ligase, mitochondrial: MLPAKVRASVCGASRRILNSFRFYCQKTTRKQRICEAISSVEVGAHITVQGWVRSVRLQKDNLFLHVNDGSSLQSLQIVASSDLNDRLLTFGSAVEVSGNLVKSPSRKQDVELQADQIHVVGECNPVDFPFKIKERHSLEYLRQFPHLRCRTNVFSSLLRIRSEATAAIQSYFKENGFIQIHTPVISSNDCEGAGELFQVEPSGQGTDQDKENPHFFSVPAYLTVSGQLHLEVMSGAFPRVYTFGPTFRAENSQSRRHLAEFYMVEAEISFTKSLADLMKVMEDMFRSTTEHLLAHCADDVELFHKHVAPGQRDIVDLMLKKKFNVITYSEAIDILNHSSQTFSFNTDWGCDLQTEHEKYLVKHCGSLPLFVTDYPYELKPFYARDNQDHPEHTAAAVDLLVPGVGELCGGSLREDRLELLRTRLAQAGLEETYRWYLDLRRFGSVAHGGFGMGFERYLQCVLGVDNIKDVIPFPRFSHSCLL, encoded by the exons ATGTTACCAGCTAAGGtgcgtgcatctgtgtgtggagCATCGAGAAGAATACTGAATAGTTTTAGATTTTACTGCCAGAAAACAACCAGAAAACAACGAATATGCGAAGCAATTTCCAGCGTGGAAGTTGGAGCACACATTACTGTCCAG GGATGGGTTCGTTCTGTCAGACTACAGAAGGATAACTTGTTCCTTCACGTGAATGATGGCAGCTCATTGCAGTCCCTACAGATTGTGGCCAGCTCAGATCTGAATGACAG ACTGCTCACATTTGGAAGCGCTGTGGAAGTATCTGGAAATCTTGTCAAGAGTCCCAGTAGAAAACAAGATGTGGAACTTCAAGCAGACCAAATACATGTAGTGGGAGAATGCAACCCTGTT GACTTTCCCTTCAAAATTAAGGAGAGGCATAGCCTTGAGTACTTAAGGCAATTTCCTCATCTGAGATGTAGAACTAATGTATTCAGCTCCTTACTGAGAATACGCAGTGAGGCTACAGCAGCCATCCAGTCATACTTCAAG GAAAATGGATTCATCCAGATTCATACCCCAGTTATCAGTTCAAATGATTGTGAAGGAGCAGGGGAGCTTTTCCAGGTTGAG CCTTCAGGCCAGGGAACAGACCAAGATAAAGAAAACCCACACTTCTTCTCAGTCCCTGCTTACTTGACTGTCTCTGGACAACTACACTTGGAGGTGATGTCTGG GGCTTTCCCCAGAGTTTACACATTTGGGCCGACTTTCCGAGCAGAGAACTCTCAGAGCAGACGTCACCTGGCTGAGTTCTACATGGTGGAGGCTGAGATCTCATTCACAAAATCTTTAGCGGACCTCATGAAG GTCATGGAGGACATGTTCAGGTCTACTACAGAACATCTCTTAGCACATTGTGCTGATGATGTGGAATTATTTCACAAACACGTGGCACCTGGACAGAGG GACATTGTGGATCTTATGTTAAAGAAGAAGTtcaatgt GATCACATACTCTGAGGCCATAGACATCCTGAACCACAGCTCACAAACGTTTTCTTTCAATACAGAT TGGGGTTGTGACCTTCAGACGGAACATGAAAAGTACCTGGTGAAACATTGTGGCAGCTTACCTCTCTTTGTCACCGATTACCCCTATGAGCTAAAACCTTTTTATGCAAGAGACAACCAGGACCATCCTGAACACACA GCAGCAGCAGTGGACCTCCTTGTACCAGGAGTTGGAGAGCTGTGTGGGGGCTCCCTAAGAGAAGACAGGCTTGAGCTCCTTAGGACTCGTCTGGCGCA GGCTGGATTGGAAGAAACATACAGATG GTATTTGGATCTGAGGCGGTTTGGGTCTGTCGCCCATGGTGGGTTTGGAATGGGATTTGAGCGATACTTGCAGTGTGTACTAGGTGTTGACAATATCAAAGACGTTATTCCATTTCCAAGGTTTTCCCACTCTTGCCTTCTGTAA